A genomic stretch from Sporocytophaga myxococcoides includes:
- a CDS encoding lipocalin family protein, giving the protein MNRRKKQKIKETLTLSLGTIAAAGVTAGLVYLYKKNTDQWPPLDVASNVDLERYSGEWYEIARLPNWYEKHCYASKAHYSLNEDGTIKVVNTCKTDTEGESKSKEAVAWVVDPSDKARLKVQFFWPFTGDYNIIEVDPDYQYALVGTESRKYLWILSRKPELDLETTKSLVEKASQQGFNTIELIFAKNTFS; this is encoded by the coding sequence ATGAACAGACGAAAAAAACAAAAGATAAAAGAAACCTTGACGCTAAGCCTTGGGACAATTGCTGCAGCAGGGGTAACGGCTGGACTTGTATATTTATACAAGAAAAATACTGATCAATGGCCTCCCCTTGACGTAGCTTCCAATGTAGACCTTGAAAGATATTCAGGGGAATGGTATGAAATTGCTCGTCTCCCAAATTGGTATGAAAAGCATTGCTACGCTTCAAAAGCTCATTACTCACTAAATGAAGATGGGACCATCAAAGTAGTGAACACCTGTAAGACAGATACAGAAGGAGAAAGTAAATCTAAAGAAGCCGTTGCATGGGTTGTAGATCCATCAGATAAAGCACGGTTAAAAGTTCAGTTTTTCTGGCCATTTACTGGTGATTATAATATCATTGAGGTTGACCCTGATTATCAGTATGCCCTTGTTGGTACTGAATCAAGAAAATACTTATGGATATTGAGCAGAAAGCCCGAGCTTGACCTGGAAACAACCAAAAGTCTAGTGGAAAAAGCCTCACAGCAAGGCTTTAATACAATAGAACTGATTTTCGCTAAAAATACATTCAGTTAA
- a CDS encoding ABC transporter ATP-binding protein: protein MKEDVIVVKDLFKSFNGKKVLEGININLKKEENLCIIGKSGSGKSVLLRSIIGLIEPDSGSISVFGKNLDDLNEDEIISLRKKVGYLFQEGALYDSMNVEENLAFPLKRQPHPKSHKEIKATVQLALKRVGLLSSINKMPQELSGGMKKRIALARTLILEPEVILYDEPTTGLDPVTSKEIIELILEMRATYGISAIIVTHDMYCARLTADRILLLNNGKMDIEGSFDELKRSDKGWVRAFFE, encoded by the coding sequence ATGAAAGAAGATGTTATTGTAGTAAAAGATCTTTTCAAATCCTTTAATGGAAAGAAGGTGCTTGAAGGGATTAATATCAACTTAAAGAAAGAAGAAAACTTATGCATCATTGGAAAGTCAGGATCCGGAAAATCGGTTCTGCTGCGCTCTATAATAGGCTTGATTGAACCGGACTCAGGATCAATAAGTGTTTTTGGAAAAAACCTTGATGACCTCAATGAAGATGAAATCATTTCATTGCGTAAAAAAGTGGGCTATTTATTTCAGGAAGGGGCGCTGTATGACTCCATGAATGTTGAAGAAAACCTTGCTTTCCCTCTGAAAAGACAGCCTCATCCTAAGTCACACAAAGAAATCAAAGCTACAGTGCAACTTGCACTTAAGAGAGTTGGATTATTAAGTTCCATAAATAAAATGCCACAAGAGCTTTCCGGAGGCATGAAGAAAAGAATTGCACTGGCACGAACATTAATTCTTGAACCTGAGGTGATTTTATACGATGAACCCACTACAGGACTTGATCCTGTAACATCTAAAGAAATAATAGAGTTAATATTAGAGATGAGAGCTACTTATGGAATTTCAGCTATCATTGTAACGCACGATATGTATTGTGCAAGACTAACCGCTGACAGGATATTACTCCTGAACAATGGTAAGATGGATATTGAAGGATCCTTTGATGAATTGAAGAGATCGGATAAAGGGTGGGTAAGAGCATTCTTTGAATAA
- a CDS encoding MlaD family protein, with the protein MKKKRILDRIKLGVFMLLGIVLLTVLIFYIGSNQQMFGTKRKLIANFKNVGGLKEGNAVRYSGVEIGSVESIQIISDSNIRVTMAVDKNSSEFIKKDSKASISNEGLLGTKYVNISPGTPEELSLGTGEEISTTEPLDLDRLLAELNETGTNAKHITDNINTMTERINNGEGTLGTLLTNKQLLNQVQEMVLAFEQTGKKTKRASENMIQLTDSLKIASGNAITASSNIVSFSEKLDNDSSTLGKFIADTVMAQNVDKTMNKINTVADDVGLTSCRVRNSWIIRLFGKN; encoded by the coding sequence ATGAAGAAGAAAAGGATATTAGACAGAATAAAGTTAGGAGTTTTTATGCTGCTGGGGATTGTGCTGCTTACTGTACTAATCTTTTATATAGGCTCTAATCAGCAAATGTTCGGGACAAAAAGAAAACTTATTGCAAACTTTAAGAACGTAGGTGGTCTGAAGGAAGGTAACGCTGTAAGATATTCTGGAGTGGAAATAGGTTCAGTTGAATCAATCCAGATCATATCAGATTCAAATATACGGGTAACTATGGCGGTCGATAAGAACTCTTCTGAATTTATTAAAAAAGACTCAAAGGCCAGCATAAGTAATGAAGGGTTACTAGGAACCAAATACGTAAATATTTCCCCAGGAACGCCTGAAGAATTAAGTCTTGGCACTGGTGAAGAAATTTCTACCACAGAACCTTTGGATCTTGACAGGTTATTGGCTGAATTAAATGAAACAGGGACCAATGCAAAACATATTACCGATAACATCAACACCATGACCGAAAGGATAAACAATGGTGAGGGAACACTTGGTACATTGCTTACTAATAAGCAACTACTGAATCAGGTTCAGGAGATGGTGCTCGCTTTTGAGCAAACCGGTAAAAAAACAAAGCGTGCCTCTGAAAATATGATTCAATTAACAGATAGTCTTAAAATCGCCAGTGGCAATGCAATAACTGCATCATCAAATATTGTTTCATTTTCCGAAAAGCTGGATAATGACAGCAGCACTCTTGGAAAATTCATTGCTGATACCGTTATGGCTCAAAACGTTGACAAAACCATGAATAAGATAAACACTGTTGCTGATGATGTAGGTCTTACAAGCTGCAGAGTAAGAAACAGTTGGATTATCCGCTTATTTGGAAAAAACTAA